A section of the Clostridium sp. TW13 genome encodes:
- a CDS encoding ComEC/Rec2 family competence protein: protein MKKKIFRPIMSVLICLLLITLLGGNYNPTIATAATNNSSGNLKIHYINVGQGDSELIQVNGKNILIDAGTSDEKSLNYLKSLKITKLDYVIATHPHEDHIGSMDDIIKTFNIGIFYAPKVTTTTKSFANMVSALKRKNLKITTPKAGSKLTIGNATLTFLAPNKDKYDDINNYSIVCKLNFGNTSYLFMGDAESLSEGEILAKQLDVKADVLKIGYHGSTSSTSQAFLNKVNPKYAVIEVGKGNDYGHPASATIKKLSAKGIKVFRTDVNGTIIATSDGKNITFNSQPASTNVKPAPSNNKPVTKPVPAPVNKEQMVWIASKTAKVYHSKKTCSNMKNPMQISINEAKKRGLKPCSKCH from the coding sequence ATGAAAAAGAAAATTTTTAGACCAATTATGTCAGTATTGATTTGTCTTCTATTGATTACGTTGTTAGGGGGAAATTATAATCCTACAATAGCTACAGCAGCAACTAATAATTCTAGCGGAAATTTAAAAATTCATTACATTAATGTTGGACAAGGTGATTCAGAGCTAATACAAGTTAATGGGAAGAATATACTTATTGATGCTGGAACAAGTGATGAAAAATCATTAAATTATCTTAAATCACTTAAAATTACTAAACTTGATTATGTTATAGCAACACACCCACATGAGGATCACATAGGATCTATGGATGATATAATCAAAACATTTAACATAGGTATTTTTTATGCACCCAAAGTAACTACAACAACTAAGAGTTTTGCTAATATGGTTAGTGCATTGAAACGTAAAAATCTAAAGATTACAACTCCTAAAGCAGGAAGTAAGCTTACTATAGGCAATGCAACTTTAACATTTTTAGCACCAAATAAGGATAAGTATGATGATATAAACAACTACTCTATAGTTTGCAAATTGAATTTTGGTAATACATCATATTTATTTATGGGTGATGCAGAGTCATTATCTGAAGGAGAAATACTAGCAAAGCAATTAGATGTTAAAGCAGATGTTTTAAAAATTGGATATCATGGTAGTACTAGTTCTACAAGCCAAGCATTTTTAAATAAGGTGAATCCTAAATATGCAGTTATTGAAGTAGGAAAAGGAAATGATTATGGACATCCTGCCAGTGCTACAATTAAAAAATTAAGTGCAAAGGGAATAAAAGTTTTCAGAACAGATGTTAATGGTACCATAATAGCTACAAGTGATGGTAAGAACATAACATTTAATTCTCAACCAGCAAGCACAAATGTTAAACCAGCACCAAGCAATAATAAGCCAGTTACTAAACCAGTACCTGCTCCGGTTAATAAGGAACAAATGGTTTGGATTGCTAGTAAAACTGCTAAAGTATAT